The following are encoded together in the Bradyrhizobium genosp. L genome:
- a CDS encoding tyrosine-type recombinase/integrase, translated as MAGKNDGACANPKQIRTDVDCRAARPKFDNGAWRPAKISDVTGGWLYLFVTPDVSRPGNAASKLWRMDYRLHGRQKTYSIGPYGNGKDGTFSLADARRERDKAKDLLKEGKDPSIEKQLDKHRQAAARPFGQWADEWLAKKKVEKVKRGRIVAVRDPKTIEVLELRVGYVKARFGKLSRQDIKRPDVLAFMRSYEAEGKLETRDRVRSIGEQICDYADVEGDGYNPFRNLNGQMIANISTPRPGVTEPRDVTRVFKLISAPWTRARFGDVVGLALRFDALTIPRPGMVNEMEWSEVDWNTQRWTVPAAKMKTGWDHVVPLSRQALAILRSVQKLTGHRRYAFSCSKDAPLSNNTLNKRLRLLGIDTKTDHCAHGFRTTFSTLSHHEEIKDAKAWDGDVVELQLAHLDNSTVEGLYKRHGPLALIGSRTKLMQHWADRIDDWLDPKKVTPIKRDTQT; from the coding sequence ATGGCCGGCAAGAACGACGGCGCGTGCGCCAACCCCAAGCAGATCAGGACCGACGTCGATTGCCGCGCCGCCCGACCGAAATTCGACAATGGCGCGTGGAGACCCGCCAAGATTTCCGACGTGACCGGCGGCTGGCTCTATCTATTCGTCACGCCGGACGTGAGCAGGCCTGGCAACGCTGCCTCCAAGCTCTGGCGGATGGACTACCGTTTGCACGGCCGGCAGAAAACCTACTCCATCGGCCCCTACGGCAACGGCAAGGATGGCACGTTCTCGCTCGCAGACGCGCGGCGCGAGCGCGACAAGGCCAAAGACCTGCTCAAGGAAGGCAAAGACCCGAGCATCGAGAAGCAGCTCGACAAGCACAGGCAGGCCGCCGCCCGGCCTTTCGGGCAATGGGCCGATGAGTGGCTGGCGAAGAAGAAGGTCGAGAAAGTCAAACGCGGCAGGATCGTCGCGGTGCGGGACCCCAAGACCATCGAGGTGCTCGAACTGCGCGTCGGCTACGTCAAGGCGCGCTTCGGTAAACTCAGCAGACAGGACATCAAGCGTCCGGACGTGCTCGCTTTCATGCGTTCATATGAAGCCGAGGGAAAGCTGGAAACCCGCGACCGCGTGCGCAGCATCGGGGAGCAAATCTGCGATTATGCCGATGTTGAAGGCGATGGCTACAATCCATTCCGTAACCTGAATGGGCAGATGATTGCCAACATTTCGACCCCGCGTCCCGGTGTCACCGAACCACGTGATGTGACGCGCGTCTTCAAGCTCATTAGCGCACCGTGGACGAGAGCGAGGTTTGGAGACGTTGTTGGCCTTGCCTTGCGCTTCGATGCACTGACCATTCCCCGCCCTGGCATGGTCAATGAAATGGAGTGGAGCGAGGTCGATTGGAATACACAACGCTGGACTGTTCCAGCCGCCAAGATGAAGACCGGTTGGGACCATGTCGTGCCCTTGTCAAGGCAGGCACTTGCAATCTTGCGCAGCGTTCAGAAGCTGACCGGCCATCGCCGCTACGCGTTTTCCTGCTCGAAGGATGCGCCGCTATCAAACAACACGCTCAACAAACGCTTGCGGCTGCTTGGCATTGACACGAAGACTGATCATTGTGCCCACGGATTCCGGACCACCTTTTCGACCTTGTCTCACCACGAAGAGATCAAGGACGCCAAGGCATGGGATGGCGATGTCGTCGAGTTGCAGCTTGCGCATCTAGATAACTCCACCGTGGAAGGTCTGTACAAAAGGCACGGACCGCTCGCGCTGATCGGCTCGCGTACGAAGCTGATGCAGCATTGGGCTGATCGGATCGACGACTGGCTCGATCCCAAGAAGGTGACGCCGATAAAGCGCGACACGCAAACCTGA
- a CDS encoding disulfide bond formation protein B: MTVAAAQPSHVHTAGSPALTASAAVAVIAAATLAGAWFFQLVLEILPCPLCLEQRYAYYLAVPLGAVVALAAARGAPRPVLLAGLALLGLAALANAGLGTYHAGVEWGFWPGPTDCTGPMVDFGKAGSLLDQLDKVKVVRCDEVQFRFLGISLAGYNVLISLVMAAIAAWGVVKTARA, from the coding sequence GTGACCGTTGCCGCCGCCCAGCCGTCGCATGTCCACACGGCCGGCAGCCCCGCGCTGACCGCGTCAGCGGCGGTTGCCGTGATCGCAGCCGCGACGCTCGCCGGCGCCTGGTTCTTCCAGCTGGTGCTGGAGATCCTGCCCTGTCCGCTCTGCCTCGAGCAGCGCTATGCCTATTATCTCGCGGTCCCGCTCGGCGCCGTGGTGGCGTTGGCGGCCGCCCGCGGCGCGCCGCGCCCGGTGCTGCTCGCGGGGCTTGCGCTGCTCGGCCTCGCCGCGCTCGCCAATGCCGGGCTCGGGACCTACCACGCCGGTGTCGAATGGGGGTTCTGGCCGGGGCCGACCGATTGCACCGGTCCGATGGTGGATTTCGGCAAGGCCGGTTCGCTCTTGGATCAGCTCGACAAGGTCAAGGTGGTCCGCTGCGACGAGGTGCAGTTTCGCTTCCTCGGCATCTCGCTCGCCGGCTACAACGTGCTGATCTCGCTCGTGATGGCCGCGATCGCGGCGTGGGGCGTGGTGAAGACCGCGAGGGCGTGA
- a CDS encoding AbrB family transcriptional regulator translates to MTPIRASMAPAIPDRSKVLNGLETSVIGAAGGLLFLWAELPGGLISGAMAAVAIAALAGRPLAVPPVLTQSVLLLLGISLGSLMSQQLLQHMSSYPITIALLALATFCSTFGSSYYLQRVHGWDQTSAFLAGSPGALSQITILAAEKGADVAAIAVVQTIRVIILTAALPLVLALTGMTHAAPLPQLTTAATPLGLAALIGASIAASLLLRWVKFPASWMFGAMLASSLLHGAGWVDGGLPPWVRNVALVGIGALIGTRFARMKTSTLLSHINAGLGSFAIAILISAAFVGVIGLTTSVRLADVVVAFAPGAMDAMLALALTLHIDPIFVGAHHLSRFVFVTVSTPGIIHLFGRPQDDVDD, encoded by the coding sequence GTGACCCCGATCCGCGCTTCGATGGCACCGGCCATTCCCGACCGCAGCAAAGTCCTGAACGGGCTCGAGACATCAGTCATCGGCGCCGCCGGCGGCCTGCTGTTTCTGTGGGCGGAGTTGCCGGGCGGCCTGATCTCGGGTGCGATGGCCGCGGTCGCAATCGCAGCGCTCGCGGGCCGGCCGCTGGCGGTGCCGCCGGTGCTGACGCAATCGGTGCTGCTGCTGCTCGGCATCTCGCTGGGCTCGCTGATGTCGCAGCAATTGCTTCAGCATATGAGCTCCTATCCGATCACGATCGCCCTGCTGGCGCTCGCCACCTTCTGCTCGACCTTCGGCTCGAGCTACTATCTGCAGCGCGTCCACGGCTGGGACCAGACCTCGGCCTTCCTCGCCGGCAGCCCCGGCGCGCTATCGCAGATCACCATCCTGGCCGCCGAGAAGGGCGCCGACGTCGCGGCGATCGCGGTGGTGCAGACCATCCGCGTGATCATCCTGACCGCGGCCCTGCCGCTGGTGCTGGCGCTGACCGGCATGACGCATGCCGCACCGCTGCCGCAACTGACGACGGCCGCCACGCCGCTTGGCCTCGCCGCCTTGATCGGCGCGTCGATCGCCGCCTCGCTGTTGCTGCGCTGGGTGAAATTTCCGGCGAGCTGGATGTTCGGCGCGATGCTTGCCTCGAGCCTGCTGCACGGCGCGGGCTGGGTCGATGGCGGCCTGCCACCCTGGGTCCGTAACGTGGCGCTGGTCGGCATCGGCGCGCTGATCGGCACCCGATTCGCGCGGATGAAGACCTCGACCCTGCTCAGCCACATCAATGCCGGGCTCGGCTCGTTCGCGATCGCGATCCTGATCTCGGCCGCCTTCGTCGGGGTGATCGGCCTCACGACCAGCGTGCGGCTGGCCGACGTCGTGGTCGCCTTCGCGCCCGGCGCGATGGACGCCATGCTGGCGCTGGCGCTGACCCTGCACATCGACCCGATCTTCGTCGGCGCGCATCATCTCTCGCGCTTCGTCTTCGTCACGGTCTCGACGCCGGGCATCATCCATCTGTTCGGACGGCCGCAGGACGACGTCGACGATTGA
- a CDS encoding PsiF family protein, translating into MTKISSLATATAVASFLLMGGAFAQTTAPAAKDAAPAAATKAPADKKPHSAESIECSKEADAKGLHGKERKKFRSECKKGKMSGGAAPAAK; encoded by the coding sequence ATGACGAAGATTTCCTCACTTGCGACCGCAACCGCCGTTGCCTCCTTCCTGCTGATGGGCGGAGCCTTCGCGCAAACCACGGCGCCCGCCGCCAAGGACGCCGCCCCGGCGGCCGCGACCAAGGCGCCGGCGGACAAGAAGCCGCACAGCGCCGAGTCGATCGAGTGCTCGAAGGAAGCCGACGCCAAGGGCCTGCACGGCAAGGAGCGCAAGAAATTCCGCTCCGAATGCAAGAAGGGAAAGATGAGCGGCGGCGCCGCCCCGGCTGCGAAGTAA
- a CDS encoding TetR/AcrR family transcriptional regulator, translated as MTESKGDVWVAAGFAELAHSGIDGVRVEVLAKNLGVTKGGFYRRFRDRAALLEAMLTRWRDGRIAAIEKQTALDGATARERLRAIITLYTERMNAEAMAIELAIRQWARGDEAAAGAVAGVDAARLKNVGQLYRATGLSAEQADAQAFLFYGFLFGQSLLFPDRGPRKRAQLLSQSADKLIAESQ; from the coding sequence ATGACCGAGAGCAAGGGTGACGTCTGGGTCGCGGCCGGCTTTGCCGAGCTCGCGCATTCCGGCATCGACGGCGTGCGGGTCGAGGTGCTGGCGAAGAATCTCGGCGTCACCAAGGGCGGCTTCTACCGCCGCTTCCGCGATCGCGCCGCGCTGCTGGAGGCGATGCTGACGCGCTGGCGCGACGGCCGCATTGCCGCGATCGAGAAGCAGACGGCGCTCGACGGCGCGACCGCGCGCGAGCGGCTACGGGCGATCATCACGCTGTACACCGAACGCATGAATGCCGAGGCGATGGCGATCGAGCTTGCGATCCGGCAGTGGGCGCGCGGCGATGAGGCGGCGGCGGGCGCCGTCGCCGGCGTCGACGCCGCGCGGCTGAAAAATGTCGGCCAGCTCTACCGCGCCACCGGGCTGTCGGCCGAGCAAGCGGATGCGCAGGCGTTCCTGTTCTACGGCTTCCTGTTCGGCCAGAGCCTGCTGTTTCCCGACCGCGGCCCGCGCAAGCGCGCGCAACTGCTGTCGCAGTCGGCGGACAAGCTGATCGCGGAGAGCCAATAG
- a CDS encoding acyl-CoA thioesterase, producing MEEATYRGTVYPWHCDHIGHMNVMWYVGKFDEASWNMFARLGLTPSYLRESGRGMAAVQQNISYKRELLAGDLVEVRSSLAEFRDKSIRVLHEMRNAETGDLAATCEITAVHIDRAARKSTPFAPAIRYAAMPHLVPAEPATV from the coding sequence ATGGAGGAGGCGACCTATCGCGGCACGGTCTACCCCTGGCATTGCGACCACATCGGCCACATGAACGTGATGTGGTATGTCGGCAAGTTCGACGAGGCGAGTTGGAACATGTTCGCGCGCCTCGGGCTGACGCCAAGCTATCTGCGCGAGTCCGGCCGCGGCATGGCCGCCGTGCAGCAGAACATCTCCTACAAGCGCGAGCTGTTGGCCGGTGACCTCGTCGAGGTCAGGAGCAGCCTTGCCGAATTTCGCGACAAGTCGATCCGCGTCCTGCATGAGATGCGCAATGCGGAGACCGGCGACCTCGCCGCGACCTGCGAGATCACGGCCGTGCATATCGACCGCGCCGCGCGCAAATCGACGCCGTTCGCGCCGGCGATCCGCTACGCGGCGATGCCGCACCTCGTGCCTGCCGAACCCGCAACCGTGTGA
- a CDS encoding PaaI family thioesterase, protein MPRFEPKNPDYRAAANAMFERQRAMQTFGVSVARMEPGEADLAMPYAAEFCQQHGFVHAGVITAGLDNACGMAAFTLMPERTDILTVEFKTNLLAPAKGERFVFRAVVVKPGRTLTVCDAQAFAVQDGAETLVATMTGTLMALQRRE, encoded by the coding sequence ATGCCCCGTTTCGAGCCGAAGAATCCCGATTACCGCGCCGCTGCGAACGCAATGTTCGAGCGCCAGCGCGCGATGCAGACGTTCGGCGTCTCGGTCGCGCGGATGGAGCCGGGCGAGGCCGATCTCGCGATGCCCTATGCGGCCGAGTTCTGCCAGCAGCACGGCTTCGTCCATGCCGGCGTCATCACCGCGGGCCTCGATAACGCCTGCGGCATGGCCGCCTTCACGCTGATGCCTGAACGCACCGACATCCTCACCGTGGAGTTCAAGACCAATCTGCTGGCGCCGGCCAAGGGCGAGCGTTTCGTGTTCCGCGCCGTCGTGGTCAAGCCCGGCCGCACGCTGACCGTCTGCGACGCCCAGGCCTTTGCTGTGCAGGACGGCGCGGAGACGCTGGTCGCCACCATGACCGGCACGCTGATGGCGCTGCAGCGGCGGGAGTAG
- a CDS encoding CidA/LrgA family protein: MIASLSLILLCQLVGEVIVRALAVPVPGPVVGLVLLLVLLLARDRFPLLARGPLGNDGVESASRGMLANLSLLFIPAGVGVVQKLDLIAAHGIAIVAVLAISVVITLLVTVATFAVVSRVLARRDETP, encoded by the coding sequence ATGATCGCCAGCCTCAGCCTGATCCTGCTCTGCCAGCTCGTCGGCGAGGTCATCGTGCGCGCGCTTGCCGTGCCGGTGCCCGGCCCGGTGGTCGGGTTGGTCCTGCTGCTCGTCCTGTTGCTGGCGCGCGACCGCTTTCCGCTGCTGGCACGCGGGCCGCTCGGCAATGACGGCGTCGAGAGCGCCAGCCGCGGCATGCTGGCCAATCTCTCGCTGCTGTTCATCCCCGCCGGCGTCGGCGTGGTGCAGAAGCTCGATCTGATCGCCGCGCACGGCATCGCCATCGTCGCGGTGCTCGCGATCTCGGTCGTCATCACGCTATTGGTGACGGTCGCGACCTTCGCGGTGGTGAGCCGCGTGCTCGCGCGCCGGGACGAGACGCCGTGA
- a CDS encoding LrgB family protein — protein MSDNPFSLWVYLSQSPLLWLTVTLSTYAVADAVSLKTERHPLANPVLHSVWIIGMFLLATKTSYTTYFAGAQFVHFLLGPATVALAVPLYENRKMVAAAILPMLIALVIGSLAAIVSVVLLAEAFGLPRDVVLSLAPKSVTAGVAMGISESLHADPSLTAVSVILTGIMGAIIVTPLMNRFGITDFRARGFAAGIAAHGIGTARAFQVDEIAGVFAGIAMGLNALVTALLVPLAVTFLVR, from the coding sequence GTGAGCGACAATCCGTTCTCGCTCTGGGTCTATCTCTCGCAGTCGCCGCTGCTCTGGCTGACGGTGACGCTGTCGACCTATGCGGTCGCCGACGCGGTGTCGCTCAAGACCGAACGCCATCCGCTCGCCAATCCGGTGCTGCATTCGGTGTGGATCATCGGCATGTTCCTGCTCGCGACCAAAACCTCCTACACCACCTATTTTGCCGGGGCACAGTTCGTGCATTTCCTGCTCGGACCGGCAACGGTTGCGCTCGCGGTACCGCTCTACGAGAACCGCAAGATGGTTGCGGCGGCGATCCTGCCGATGCTGATCGCGCTGGTGATCGGCTCACTCGCCGCGATCGTCTCGGTGGTGCTGCTGGCCGAGGCCTTCGGCCTGCCGCGCGACGTGGTGCTGTCGCTGGCGCCGAAGTCGGTTACCGCCGGTGTCGCGATGGGGATCAGCGAATCCCTGCACGCCGATCCGTCGTTGACCGCGGTGTCGGTGATCCTGACCGGCATCATGGGCGCCATCATCGTCACGCCGCTGATGAACCGGTTCGGCATCACCGATTTCCGCGCCCGCGGCTTTGCCGCCGGCATCGCCGCGCACGGCATCGGCACCGCCCGCGCCTTCCAGGTCGACGAGATCGCCGGTGTCTTCGCCGGCATCGCGATGGGCCTGAATGCGCTGGTCACCGCGCTGCTGGTGCCGCTCGCCGTGACATTTTTGGTGCGTTGA
- a CDS encoding sulfite exporter TauE/SafE family protein: protein MFSATQSVLGLASGMLVGFSLGLVGGGGSILAVPLMVYVVGVPEPHVAIGTSAIAVAANAAINLSNHARGGTVIWSCALVFALSGICGAFGGSILGKMLEGQKLLALFSLVMLVIAALMLKTRARVGLTDVKISMANMPAIIGLGLATGTMSGFFGIGGGFLIVPALMLATGMPIMNAVSSSLVAVTAFGMTTALSYAWSGLVSWGLAGLFVAGGIAGGLLGTRSARHLSERRGALNIVFATVIIVVAIYMLMRNINVS, encoded by the coding sequence ATCTTCTCCGCAACGCAGAGTGTGCTTGGACTGGCATCGGGCATGCTGGTCGGATTTTCGCTGGGCCTGGTCGGCGGCGGCGGGTCGATCCTGGCCGTGCCGCTGATGGTCTATGTGGTCGGTGTGCCCGAACCGCATGTCGCGATCGGCACCTCGGCGATCGCGGTCGCGGCCAATGCCGCGATCAACCTTTCCAACCATGCCCGCGGCGGCACCGTGATCTGGTCCTGCGCGCTGGTGTTCGCGCTGTCGGGCATCTGCGGCGCGTTCGGCGGCTCGATCCTCGGCAAGATGCTGGAGGGCCAAAAGCTGCTGGCGCTGTTCTCGCTGGTGATGCTGGTGATCGCCGCCCTGATGCTGAAGACCCGGGCGCGGGTCGGGCTTACCGATGTCAAGATCTCGATGGCCAACATGCCGGCGATCATCGGCCTCGGGCTCGCCACCGGCACCATGTCCGGCTTCTTCGGCATCGGCGGCGGCTTTTTGATCGTGCCGGCGCTGATGCTGGCGACCGGGATGCCGATCATGAACGCGGTCAGTTCCTCGCTGGTCGCGGTCACCGCCTTCGGCATGACCACGGCGCTGAGCTATGCGTGGTCCGGGCTGGTGTCCTGGGGCCTGGCGGGGCTATTCGTCGCCGGCGGCATCGCCGGAGGACTGTTGGGCACACGCAGCGCCCGGCATTTGTCGGAACGGCGCGGCGCCCTGAATATCGTCTTTGCGACTGTCATTATCGTCGTGGCGATCTATATGCTGATGCGTAACATCAACGTGTCCTGA
- a CDS encoding DsbA family protein — protein sequence MNQLKPSRGDFAPTRRGALGLLGAGIALLAARGARAEEEEKVLTEALVLRDPDIPVVGNPKGDITIVEWFDYNCPYCRKLEPELRQVIQDDGKVRLVQKDWPILGPVSKVAARMAQAAKYQNKFHEAHDAMMGVNSRITEPRIAELLSGAGLDMDRLKKDLDANAQAIDAVLARNNDQAEAFGFNGTPSFIVGKYRVPGVLSMDQFEQVIADARKANMGRKIEKN from the coding sequence ATGAACCAGTTGAAACCATCGAGGGGCGATTTCGCTCCCACCCGCCGCGGCGCGCTCGGCCTGCTGGGCGCCGGCATCGCGCTGCTGGCCGCGCGAGGGGCGCGCGCCGAGGAGGAAGAAAAGGTCCTGACCGAGGCGCTGGTGCTGCGCGATCCCGACATTCCGGTGGTCGGCAATCCCAAGGGCGATATCACCATCGTCGAGTGGTTCGACTACAACTGCCCCTATTGCCGCAAGCTCGAGCCGGAACTGCGCCAGGTGATCCAGGACGACGGCAAGGTCCGCCTGGTGCAGAAGGACTGGCCGATCCTCGGGCCGGTGTCGAAGGTCGCGGCCCGGATGGCACAGGCGGCCAAATATCAGAACAAATTCCATGAAGCGCATGACGCGATGATGGGCGTCAATTCGCGCATCACCGAGCCGCGCATCGCAGAGTTGCTGTCGGGCGCCGGCCTCGACATGGACCGCCTGAAGAAGGATCTCGACGCCAACGCGCAGGCGATCGATGCTGTGCTCGCGCGCAACAACGATCAGGCGGAAGCGTTCGGCTTCAACGGCACGCCTTCCTTCATCGTCGGCAAATACCGCGTGCCCGGCGTGCTCAGCATGGACCAGTTCGAGCAGGTGATCGCCGACGCCCGCAAGGCCAATATGGGCCGCAAGATCGAGAAGAATTAG
- a CDS encoding CGNR zinc finger domain-containing protein has translation MSRDPARAATQFFGGRVCLDFANTLDWRTSDEPQELIPDYASWLAWSERRGTLPQAAIRKLKPRAASREAEATLQQAYALRRDIWSVSDALRGGGHAELRLVNQMLSAAPRQPELMRQDRGYRHALAGTDINEPLWPVLWSLTALLASDDSRRIGCCEAEGCGWFFVDESPNRTRRWCSSEVCGNRERARRAYAKRKGST, from the coding sequence ATGTCAAGGGACCCCGCGCGGGCAGCGACGCAATTCTTCGGCGGACGCGTCTGCCTTGATTTTGCCAACACGCTCGACTGGCGCACCTCGGACGAGCCGCAGGAGCTGATCCCGGACTATGCGTCCTGGCTCGCATGGAGCGAGCGCCGCGGGACGCTGCCGCAGGCCGCGATCAGGAAGCTGAAGCCGCGCGCGGCAAGCCGCGAAGCCGAGGCCACGCTGCAGCAGGCTTACGCGCTCCGTCGCGACATCTGGTCGGTGTCGGATGCGCTGCGCGGCGGCGGCCATGCCGAGCTTCGTCTCGTCAATCAGATGCTGTCGGCTGCTCCCCGGCAGCCCGAGCTGATGCGGCAGGACCGCGGCTACCGCCATGCACTGGCGGGGACCGACATCAACGAGCCGCTATGGCCGGTGCTGTGGTCGTTGACGGCGCTGCTGGCGTCCGACGATTCGCGGCGCATCGGCTGCTGCGAGGCCGAAGGCTGCGGCTGGTTCTTTGTCGACGAAAGCCCGAACCGCACCCGCCGCTGGTGCTCGAGCGAGGTCTGCGGCAACCGCGAACGCGCGCGGCGCGCCTATGCGAAGCGCAAGGGCTCGACCTGA
- a CDS encoding AzlC family ABC transporter permease, producing the protein MTAAGFRRGLVAALPFLLSNGAAGLVMGLTYKGLGLGAPQAVLFSLLVYSATAQAITLSLWANPLPVFAMVVACIATNSRYLLMGAHLRQLFGSLPARKMLPTLFLLADASWLMTSSDAERNGPDAGYLLGASIPMAVGWSGGTALAYAAPLAASGPLSLAGALLPTMFIATLLPSQWKKTKTVWPWLVSALTALLVARLVGPSWSMLIGGGCGTLVSMMGRTDE; encoded by the coding sequence ATGACGGCCGCCGGATTCCGGCGCGGCCTGGTCGCGGCGCTGCCCTTCCTCCTCAGCAACGGCGCCGCCGGCCTCGTGATGGGACTGACTTACAAGGGGCTCGGGCTTGGCGCGCCGCAAGCGGTCCTGTTCAGCCTGTTGGTCTACTCGGCCACCGCGCAAGCGATCACGCTGAGCCTGTGGGCCAATCCGTTGCCGGTGTTCGCTATGGTGGTCGCCTGCATCGCCACCAATTCGCGATATCTACTGATGGGCGCGCATTTGCGCCAGCTGTTCGGCAGCCTGCCGGCCCGGAAGATGCTGCCGACGCTGTTTCTGCTGGCCGATGCGTCGTGGCTGATGACGAGCTCGGATGCCGAGCGCAACGGGCCGGACGCCGGCTATCTCTTGGGAGCGAGCATTCCGATGGCGGTCGGATGGAGCGGCGGCACCGCGCTGGCCTATGCCGCGCCGCTTGCGGCAAGCGGCCCGCTCAGCCTCGCCGGCGCGCTGCTGCCGACGATGTTCATCGCGACCCTGCTGCCGAGCCAGTGGAAGAAGACCAAAACCGTCTGGCCATGGCTGGTCTCTGCCCTCACGGCCCTCCTGGTCGCGCGCCTGGTCGGGCCGAGCTGGTCGATGTTGATCGGCGGCGGATGCGGCACGCTGGTGAGCATGATGGGGCGGACCGATGAATGA
- a CDS encoding AzlD domain-containing protein, producing MNDDLTVFGVIFILGVTCYAMRAGGYVVAASLRDDGITARFLRLAPGNLFVAFIVGGCLSSGLTALVGIIVAVATMAVTDREWAALGAGFAAALATSALGM from the coding sequence ATGAATGACGATCTCACGGTGTTCGGCGTCATCTTCATCCTGGGCGTGACGTGCTACGCCATGCGCGCCGGCGGATATGTCGTTGCCGCCTCGCTGCGCGACGACGGCATCACGGCCCGTTTCCTGCGCCTCGCGCCCGGCAATCTCTTCGTCGCCTTCATCGTCGGCGGCTGCCTGTCGAGCGGGCTGACGGCTCTTGTGGGCATCATCGTTGCCGTAGCGACGATGGCCGTCACCGACCGGGAATGGGCCGCTCTCGGTGCCGGCTTCGCCGCCGCATTGGCGACATCAGCGCTCGGGATGTGA
- a CDS encoding LysR family transcriptional regulator, with protein sequence MDRFDAMRVFTRVVERRSFSDAADDLGLPRSTVTDAVKGLEARLGVRLLERTTRTVRPTLDGEAHYRRCVSLIADLEDAEGAFGGARPKGLLRLEVQGTLARHFLLPNLPGFLAEYPDIEINMSESDRWIDLIREGVDCVLRFGQLTDSDMIARQVVMLDRLTCAAPNYFARYGTPTDPLKLDGHCMIGIRSLTTGRLRPMEFLIDGVLKEFPLPAPMSITGPESYLATAKLGLGLVQVPRFHAEADLAQGTLVEVLQHCRPPSVPVHLLYPRNRQLSPRVRVFIDYVMRAFGQG encoded by the coding sequence ATGGATCGGTTCGATGCGATGCGCGTGTTCACCCGGGTGGTGGAGCGACGCAGCTTTTCGGATGCCGCCGACGATCTCGGCCTGCCGCGCTCGACCGTGACCGATGCGGTAAAGGGCCTCGAGGCGCGTCTCGGCGTGCGGTTGCTCGAGCGCACCACGCGCACGGTGCGCCCGACGCTCGACGGCGAAGCGCATTACCGGCGCTGCGTGTCGCTGATCGCGGATCTCGAAGATGCCGAGGGCGCGTTCGGCGGCGCCAGGCCGAAAGGGCTTTTGCGGCTCGAAGTGCAGGGCACGCTGGCGCGGCATTTCCTGCTGCCGAACCTGCCGGGCTTCCTCGCCGAATATCCTGACATCGAGATCAACATGAGCGAGAGCGACCGCTGGATCGACCTGATCCGCGAGGGCGTCGATTGCGTGCTGCGCTTCGGCCAACTGACCGACAGCGACATGATCGCGCGGCAAGTGGTGATGCTGGATCGGCTGACCTGCGCCGCGCCGAACTATTTCGCGCGCTACGGGACGCCGACCGATCCGCTCAAGCTCGACGGCCACTGCATGATCGGCATTCGCTCGCTGACAACGGGACGGCTGCGTCCGATGGAGTTTTTGATCGACGGCGTGCTGAAGGAATTTCCGCTGCCCGCCCCGATGTCGATCACCGGGCCGGAAAGCTATCTGGCGACGGCCAAGCTCGGTCTCGGCCTGGTGCAGGTGCCGCGCTTTCACGCCGAGGCCGATTTGGCGCAGGGAACACTGGTCGAGGTGCTGCAGCACTGCCGGCCGCCATCCGTGCCGGTGCACTTGCTCTACCCCCGCAACCGCCAGCTCTCGCCGCGCGTCCGCGTCTTCATCGACTATGTGATGCGGGCGTTTGGGCAGGGGTGA